The region AGGCGGGGGTCGACGATAGCCACCCGACCGGCGTTCTTCAGCAGCACGGTAACCTGGGTGCCATCGGGCGAAAGGCTGGTGCTCACCTGCTCCAGGGCGCTGCCCACCCGCTCCTCGGCCACCGCCAGCATGTCCCGCCAGGAGCGGTCCACCCGCTCCACTGCCCCGGTGGTGACGCCGGTCATCACCAGGGCGCCCACCAGGACGGCGGCGGCCACTATGAGGGCAGGAATGGTGTGCTCCATGGCCTACACCGAGAAGGTGGTGCTGATGGGCACCCCATTGGGCAGGACGATGGTGACGATGTAGTCCTGGCCGCTGGTCAGGCCCGCGTCCAGCTCGATCTCCACCCGAGCAGTGGCATAGGGCGACCAGCGGGTGTCGTTCTCTATGGCGATATCCCAGCAGGGGGCCACGTTGCCCGTCTGGGAGCAGGGCGGGACGCGCTCGAAGCTGCCCACCGGCCCGAAGAAGACGTCCATCCGCTCCAGGTTGGCGATGGTGACGGACCCGACGTTCTTGACCCAGACCTGCACCGTCGTGGAGGCGGCTGCCGCCGCCGTCTCGATGATGCGGGCGTCGGTGCGGATGCGGTCGCTGACGGCGTCGCTGACGGAGATGACATCGCCCCCCGCCCTCTGCACCGCTGGCAGGACGGTGTTGGCGACGATGGCAGCGGAGACGATGCCTGCCACCACCAGCAGCACCGTCACCAAGACCTTGTCCATGGCCGGTGCGGGCTAGCGGGCGAGGTTGTCCAGCTCCACCAGGGACCTGAGCCAGTAAGGCTCCGGCTCGTCGCTGCTGGCCAGCAGCTCCTGAAGATGCCCCAGGGCCAGGCTCATGTTGGCCGGCAAGGGCTTCACCAGGCGGTACATAGCCAGGAGATGCCCCAGGCGC is a window of Dehalococcoidia bacterium DNA encoding:
- a CDS encoding flagellin, whose protein sequence is MDKVLVTVLLVVAGIVSAAIVANTVLPAVQRAGGDVISVSDAVSDRIRTDARIIETAAAAASTTVQVWVKNVGSVTIANLERMDVFFGPVGSFERVPPCSQTGNVAPCWDIAIENDTRWSPYATARVEIELDAGLTSGQDYIVTIVLPNGVPISTTFSV